The Ornithinibacillus sp. 4-3 region ATTATCTCACTTTTCAATCATATTATAAAAAGATATGATTCAGAATAGTGAATATTTGCATGAGGTGAATGCTATACTTTCAGAAATATGATTAGGGTGGAACTTTGAGTTTTATTCATTTTGATTATGTCTTTCAATATTATATCGAATTTGTTCTAAAAACTTGCTTGCTGCGCTGGAGAATACTTGGTGTTTTTTCCAGATAATATTTAAGCCTGCTGTTAATTTAGGGTTCAAAGGTTTAAAGCAAAGTTCAGATTCTCCTGATGTGTTAATAATTTTATCTAAACATAAAGCATATCCAAGACCTTGTTCCACCATAAGTGCAGCATTATAAAGTAAATTATAGGTGCCAGCAATATTTAAATCTTTCACATTTTGTCCAAACCATCCAGAAATTTCATTATCAACAGTTGTTTGTCTAGAGATGATTAAAGATTTATCGATTAGATCGGCTGCTTGAATTGACTTTTTATGCGCCAATGGACTATCCCTGCGCATTAATACGCCCCAAACATCTTTATCTGGTAACTGCATATAATCATATTTTTGTTTATCAGTTGGTTCAATCACGATACCAAAGTCTAATAAACCGCTATCTAATTTATCCGTAATATCATCTGCATTTCCACTGTATAAATGAAATTGAATAGCTGAGTGATCCTTCCTTAGATCTTTTAAAGTTTCAGCAATAAAATGCATTGCTTCTGTTTCACCGCCACCGATATATATTTCTCCGCTAATAAATTCTTCCGGCTGGTTAAAATTTGCTTCTGTTTTATCGACTAAATCGACAATTTCTTTTGCCTTTGTTAGCAAAAATACGCCTTCCTCTGTTAAGGTGATTTTTCTGTTGCCTCTGATGAATAAAGAAGTGTCTAATTCAGCTTCTAAATCACTTAATTGTCTTGATAATGTAGGTTGGGATATATGTAAAGACTTTGCTGCTGCTGAAATATTTTGCTCATTTGCAACTGCAATAAAGTAACGTAATAAACGGATTTCCATGATGAATCCTCCTATGCTTTTTATGTATAATTTATCATCTAATATAGGTATTTGGATTGTATCATCTTTATGCTGTCATTGAAAAGGTAAGGAGTAGTGGAAAAATGATATAAAACAAATAGATGGATACCAATGCATTTATTGATGATACATGCTCTGCTATACATTTAGAAAAGATGGGAAATTTGCAAAAAAACCTTGGAATTATGCTACTATTTGTATATAGAAGCGGAACTAGAAAGTAGATTATTAGAGTAGCTCAATAGGAAGTATTTATGAGAAATATATTGAGGTGAAGGGACAGTGAACGAGATGGAGGAACTTGCAACAGTGATTGCCAATGCAGCAAGAAAAGCTTTTAAAAATCT contains the following coding sequences:
- a CDS encoding LysR family transcriptional regulator, with translation MEIRLLRYFIAVANEQNISAAAKSLHISQPTLSRQLSDLEAELDTSLFIRGNRKITLTEEGVFLLTKAKEIVDLVDKTEANFNQPEEFISGEIYIGGGETEAMHFIAETLKDLRKDHSAIQFHLYSGNADDITDKLDSGLLDFGIVIEPTDKQKYDYMQLPDKDVWGVLMRRDSPLAHKKSIQAADLIDKSLIISRQTTVDNEISGWFGQNVKDLNIAGTYNLLYNAALMVEQGLGYALCLDKIINTSGESELCFKPLNPKLTAGLNIIWKKHQVFSSAASKFLEQIRYNIERHNQNE